In Flavobacteriaceae bacterium, the following proteins share a genomic window:
- a CDS encoding ABC transporter ATP-binding protein: MLNIHKVSVSFQGENLFEDITFRLGNGDRVGLVGKNGAGKSTLLKILSRETEPTTGQIAEDKDLKIGFLKQDIDFVFGRTVLEESYQAFTEIKELEAKIEAINLQLVERTDYESEAYNQLMIDLSDIQHQYEIIGGYNYQGETEKILQGLGFKREDFNKLTDTFSGGWRMRIELVKLLLQNNDILLLDEPTNHLDIESIIWLESFLKNYAGAVVIVSHDKMFLDNVTNRTIEISLGRIYDYPKPYTKYLVLREEMRTQQLASQKNQQKQIEQTEKLIEKFRAKASKATMAQSLIKKLDKIDRIEVDEDDNSVMTLNFPVSITPGKVVVESENISKNYDDLQVLKNVNLSVERDSKIAFVGQNGQGKSTLAKIIVGEVKHEGNMKLGHNVQIGYFAQNQAEYLDGSKTVLDTMIDAANETNRAKVRDILGSFLFRGDEVDKYVRVLSGGERNRLALAKLLLQPLNVLVMDEPTNHLDIKSKNVLKEALNRFAGTLILVSHDRDFLGGLTNKVYEFKDQKIKEYLGDIDFYLEQRNVENLREVEKRTIVKVEADKSSTKQSYQDQKKLKSLNNKLSKVESQINQLEKEIKEIDIELETNYDKTVAAPNFFDTYQNKKDTLESLMTKWEETQEEIDEIS, translated from the coding sequence ATGCTTAATATACATAAGGTTTCCGTTTCGTTTCAAGGCGAAAATTTATTTGAAGATATTACATTTCGCTTAGGTAATGGTGATCGTGTTGGATTAGTAGGGAAAAATGGAGCTGGAAAGTCTACTTTACTTAAAATTTTATCTAGAGAAACAGAACCTACTACAGGGCAAATAGCAGAAGATAAAGATTTAAAAATTGGATTTTTAAAGCAAGATATCGATTTTGTTTTTGGACGTACAGTTTTAGAAGAATCATATCAGGCATTTACAGAAATTAAAGAATTAGAAGCAAAAATCGAAGCAATTAATTTGCAATTGGTAGAGCGAACCGATTATGAAAGTGAAGCATATAACCAATTAATGATCGACCTTAGTGATATACAGCATCAATACGAAATAATAGGAGGTTATAATTATCAAGGAGAAACAGAAAAAATATTACAAGGATTAGGATTTAAACGAGAAGATTTTAATAAGCTAACCGATACTTTTTCTGGAGGTTGGCGTATGCGTATTGAACTGGTAAAGTTACTTCTTCAAAATAATGATATACTTTTATTAGATGAGCCTACTAATCACTTAGATATTGAATCTATTATTTGGCTAGAATCGTTTCTTAAAAACTATGCTGGAGCAGTAGTAATTGTATCTCATGATAAAATGTTTTTAGATAACGTAACTAATAGAACGATTGAAATTTCTTTAGGTAGAATTTACGATTACCCTAAACCATACACAAAGTATTTAGTACTTCGTGAAGAAATGCGTACACAACAATTAGCATCTCAAAAAAATCAACAAAAACAGATAGAGCAAACCGAGAAATTGATTGAAAAATTTAGAGCTAAAGCATCTAAAGCGACTATGGCGCAATCACTTATTAAAAAACTAGATAAGATTGACCGCATTGAGGTAGATGAGGATGATAATAGTGTAATGACATTAAATTTTCCAGTATCAATTACTCCAGGAAAAGTTGTAGTAGAATCAGAAAATATATCAAAAAATTATGATGATTTACAGGTATTAAAAAATGTAAACCTTTCTGTTGAACGTGATAGTAAAATTGCTTTTGTAGGGCAAAATGGTCAAGGTAAATCAACCTTGGCAAAAATTATTGTTGGAGAAGTAAAGCATGAAGGGAACATGAAACTGGGTCATAATGTGCAAATAGGGTATTTTGCACAAAATCAAGCAGAATATCTGGACGGTTCAAAAACTGTATTAGATACAATGATTGATGCTGCAAACGAAACAAACAGAGCAAAAGTAAGAGACATATTAGGTTCATTTTTATTTAGAGGTGATGAAGTAGATAAATATGTAAGAGTCCTATCAGGAGGAGAACGTAACCGTTTAGCTTTAGCTAAGTTGTTATTGCAACCGCTAAATGTACTGGTTATGGATGAACCAACAAATCACTTAGATATAAAATCTAAAAATGTATTAAAAGAAGCTTTAAATAGGTTTGCCGGAACTTTAATTTTAGTATCTCACGATAGAGATTTTCTTGGAGGATTAACCAATAAAGTGTACGAATTTAAGGATCAGAAAATTAAAGAATATTTAGGTGATATCGATTTTTATTTAGAACAACGTAATGTCGAAAATCTTCGTGAGGTTGAAAAACGAACGATAGTTAAAGTTGAAGCAGATAAATCATCAACAAAACAATCATACCAAGATCAAAAAAAACTAAAAAGCCTTAATAATAAACTAAGTAAGGTTGAATCTCAAATTAATCAATTAGAAAAAGAGATTAAAGAAATAGATATAGAATTAGAAACTAACTACGATAAAACTGTAGCAGCACCTAACTTTTTTGACACTTATCAAAATAAAAAAGATACGCTAGAAAGTTTAATGACTAAATGGGAAGAAACACAGGAAGAGATAGATGAAATATCTTAG
- a CDS encoding FAD-binding oxidoreductase produces the protein MKKVDYIIVGSGLAGISFCETLKQHKKSFVVVDDGSQQTSAIAGGLYNPIILKRFTKTWKAEEQLEIALPLYAKLEKELEVILDYKTPVYRLFASVEEQNNWFEASDKPALSKYLSTELLKNISPYIKNDFGFGKVLNTGRIDTGLLVSKYKKHLKKEEMLLKETFDFKALQIKNSSIIYNDYEAKQIVFAEGFGLKHNPFFNYLPLDGTKGELITIHAPNLKIDYVLKSSVFLIPLGDDLYRLGATYDWKDKTTETTLSGKQELLNKLKRFLKCDFTIVNHIAGIRPTVNDRRPLIGKHPKYNNIYVLNGLGTRGVMIGPYVSRELYNHIELQKPLEKEIDINRYSKLY, from the coding sequence ATGAAAAAAGTAGATTATATAATTGTAGGTTCAGGTTTGGCAGGAATTTCTTTTTGCGAAACTTTAAAGCAACATAAGAAGTCTTTTGTAGTAGTAGATGATGGATCTCAGCAAACATCTGCCATTGCTGGAGGCTTATATAATCCTATAATTTTAAAACGCTTTACAAAAACTTGGAAAGCAGAAGAGCAATTAGAAATTGCATTGCCATTATATGCAAAACTAGAAAAAGAACTAGAGGTTATTTTAGATTATAAAACCCCAGTGTATCGCTTGTTTGCATCTGTAGAAGAGCAAAATAATTGGTTTGAAGCTTCAGATAAACCAGCGTTATCAAAATATTTATCCACAGAGCTCCTTAAAAATATAAGCCCATATATTAAAAATGATTTTGGATTTGGAAAAGTATTAAATACAGGTCGTATTGATACAGGTTTACTAGTCTCTAAGTATAAAAAGCACTTGAAAAAAGAAGAAATGCTTTTAAAAGAAACATTTGATTTTAAAGCGTTACAAATAAAAAATTCTAGTATAATTTATAATGATTATGAAGCTAAACAGATTGTTTTTGCAGAAGGGTTTGGTTTAAAACACAACCCTTTTTTTAATTACCTCCCTTTAGATGGTACCAAAGGTGAGTTAATTACAATACACGCTCCAAATCTAAAAATAGATTATGTGTTAAAATCTAGTGTATTTTTAATTCCATTAGGAGATGATTTATATCGCCTTGGTGCGACTTACGATTGGAAAGATAAAACAACTGAAACAACACTATCTGGTAAACAAGAATTATTAAATAAATTAAAACGCTTTTTAAAATGCGACTTTACAATTGTTAACCATATTGCAGGTATACGGCCTACAGTGAATGATAGAAGGCCTTTAATAGGTAAACATCCTAAATATAATAATATATATGTGCTTAACGGATTGGGAACTCGTGGAGTAATGATTGGCCCGTATGTGTCTAGAGAACTTTATAATCATATAGAACTCCAAAAACCATTAGAAAAAGAAATAGATATTAATAGATATAGTAAGCTGTATTAA
- the gldM gene encoding gliding motility protein GldM encodes MAGGKLSARQKMINLMYLIFIAMLALNMSKEVLSAFGLMNEKLTESNEVATDRNSAFLAGLVEKANEQPEKYQPLKDKADQIAVFADGFDLYLSDLKVKMTAKVEDPTLYESMDKTDFLDNYFFKGDKLKPEGKEFIAEMKKFREGVVNTLANNPEFKTISDDVMKNFNTDPVQVKGEINKKEWLDYHYRGFPLVASLTKMTQIQADIKTTESNVLSAMLQGELNKQVSFNNYTTLMESPKTAYFNGEQFDGQIVLGRKDNSTKPNRVELTLDGRKLNENQYTIEEGRVKLKVGTGSVGEHKIEGTLFFAEGGEEIPVAVSSSFATVAKPNAATISADKMNVVYRGVKNPMTISFAGVADNNVNASAEGLTRVKGSQYVLDPTRIKGRKVTINVTGKLPDGAAPARDSREFRIKDLPKPTGTARGEDGFIKMQRNGLEISTIGAKFDDFDFDLPLNVTGFKFKVPGQPTIQVKGNKLDSRAKGALRKAKRGSTIQIIDIEAKAKGVSIKLQKVSPVLIELTN; translated from the coding sequence ATGGCAGGAGGTAAATTATCTGCAAGGCAGAAAATGATAAACTTGATGTATTTAATATTCATTGCGATGTTAGCATTAAATATGTCAAAAGAAGTGCTTTCAGCATTTGGTTTAATGAACGAAAAATTAACCGAATCTAATGAAGTAGCAACCGACCGAAACTCAGCTTTTTTAGCAGGACTTGTAGAAAAAGCAAATGAGCAACCAGAAAAATATCAACCTTTAAAAGATAAAGCTGATCAAATTGCAGTATTCGCTGATGGATTTGATTTATATTTAAGTGACCTTAAAGTTAAGATGACTGCAAAAGTTGAAGATCCAACTTTATATGAATCTATGGACAAAACAGACTTTTTGGATAATTATTTCTTTAAAGGAGATAAATTAAAACCTGAAGGAAAAGAGTTTATAGCAGAAATGAAAAAATTTAGAGAAGGTGTTGTAAATACTTTAGCAAACAATCCTGAATTTAAAACCATTTCTGATGATGTAATGAAAAATTTCAATACAGACCCAGTTCAGGTAAAAGGAGAAATTAATAAAAAAGAATGGTTAGATTACCATTATAGAGGATTCCCATTAGTAGCGTCATTAACTAAAATGACACAGATACAAGCAGATATTAAAACAACAGAATCTAATGTATTGTCAGCAATGTTACAAGGTGAGTTAAATAAGCAAGTATCTTTTAATAATTATACAACACTTATGGAATCTCCTAAGACTGCTTATTTTAATGGCGAACAATTTGATGGTCAAATTGTATTAGGTAGAAAAGATAATTCTACAAAACCTAATAGAGTTGAATTAACTTTAGATGGTAGAAAACTTAATGAGAACCAGTATACCATTGAAGAAGGTAGAGTAAAATTAAAAGTTGGAACTGGAAGTGTAGGAGAACATAAAATAGAAGGTACGTTATTTTTTGCTGAAGGTGGAGAAGAAATACCAGTTGCTGTTAGTTCTTCATTTGCTACAGTAGCTAAACCTAATGCAGCTACAATTTCTGCAGATAAAATGAATGTGGTGTATCGTGGAGTAAAAAACCCTATGACTATTTCATTTGCAGGTGTTGCAGATAATAATGTAAATGCAAGCGCAGAAGGATTAACACGAGTAAAAGGTTCTCAATATGTGTTGGACCCAACTAGAATAAAAGGTAGAAAAGTTACTATTAATGTAACAGGTAAATTACCTGACGGAGCTGCACCAGCTAGAGATTCTCGTGAATTTAGAATTAAAGATTTGCCAAAACCTACGGGAACAGCTCGTGGAGAAGATGGCTTTATAAAAATGCAACGTAATGGTTTAGAGATTTCTACCATTGGAGCTAAATTTGATGATTTCGATTTCGATTTACCATTAAATGTAACTGGATTTAAATTTAAAGTGCCAGGACAGCCTACAATACAGGTAAAAGGTAATAAATTAGATAGTAGAGCCAAAGGCGCATTACGTAAAGCTAAACGTGGATCTACAATTCAAATCATTGATATTGAGGCTAAAGCAAAAGGTGTTAGTATTAAACTTCAAAAAGTATCTCCGGTACTTATTGAACTAACAAATTAA
- a CDS encoding DUF983 domain-containing protein, which yields MLKKGNKLYGILSGRCPKCHAESMYINKNAYRISETLKMHERCSNCNTKYKIEPSFFYGSMYVSYGVGIAFAVASFMITNLMLETSLIVSFIGIVLTMLIFLPIILRLSRNIWINMFMSYDKSLAKKAS from the coding sequence ATGTTAAAAAAAGGAAATAAGTTATATGGTATTTTATCTGGACGTTGCCCTAAATGTCATGCTGAATCTATGTATATAAACAAAAACGCTTATCGTATTTCTGAAACATTAAAAATGCACGAACGTTGTTCTAATTGCAATACAAAGTATAAAATTGAACCTTCTTTTTTTTATGGCTCTATGTATGTAAGCTATGGTGTTGGAATTGCATTTGCAGTTGCTTCGTTTATGATTACTAATTTAATGCTTGAAACCAGTTTAATTGTATCGTTTATTGGGATTGTTCTTACGATGCTCATTTTTCTCCCTATTATATTAAGATTATCTCGCAACATATGGATAAATATGTTTATGAGTTATGATAAATCTTTAGCTAAAAAAGCAAGTTAA
- the gldL gene encoding gliding motility protein GldL, with protein MAQSKASKKLMNMAYGFGASIVIVGALFKIIHFEIGPLTGNVMLTIGLVTEAVIFAISAFEPVDDEFDWSLVYPELSGGKAKEQNQKNEDAGGLLSKKLDDLLKDAKIDGELMASLGDSIKNFEGAAKSISPTVDSISATKKYGEEMSLAAAQMESLNSLYKVQLDNVNRQASINEESIENAAKLKEQMQSLASNLSSLNGVYGGMLTAMNKN; from the coding sequence ATGGCACAGTCAAAAGCAAGTAAAAAATTAATGAATATGGCATACGGTTTTGGAGCCTCAATCGTAATCGTTGGTGCATTATTCAAAATTATCCATTTCGAAATTGGACCATTAACAGGTAATGTAATGTTAACCATAGGTTTAGTAACTGAAGCAGTAATCTTTGCAATTTCTGCATTCGAACCTGTAGACGATGAATTCGATTGGTCTTTAGTATATCCAGAATTATCTGGAGGAAAAGCTAAAGAACAAAACCAGAAAAATGAAGATGCAGGGGGATTATTGTCTAAAAAGTTAGACGATTTATTAAAAGATGCTAAAATAGATGGAGAATTAATGGCAAGTTTAGGAGATAGCATTAAGAATTTTGAAGGTGCTGCAAAAAGTATTTCACCAACTGTAGATTCTATATCTGCAACTAAAAAATACGGAGAAGAAATGTCTTTAGCTGCTGCTCAAATGGAGTCATTAAATAGCTTATATAAAGTACAGTTAGATAATGTTAACCGTCAGGCATCAATTAATGAAGAGTCTATCGAAAACGCTGCTAAGCTTAAAGAGCAAATGCAATCATTGGCTTCGAACTTATCATCATTAAATGGTGTATACGGTGGAATGTTAACTGCAATGAACAAAAACTAA
- the gldN gene encoding gliding motility protein GldN, producing MNLKSFVLTVSCVFAMTSSFAQANILNAKSPEEIGVKTDEQIALDNDRPLEYGYVDDRDILYSRMIWQKIVLDERVNFPLYYPVDTNNIDKNRRSLYDVLMKSVKNGDIENIYDDSYFTTKRTLKDIEASLVRVDTTSLGIEQYNAGEEISAEYITRRSIEAADVVEYRVKGLYYFDKRLGELRYRLLGIAPVVPDVNFIDDDEPDLVELFWVFFPDAREVLHTAKSFNGKNSAMPISFDHLLNSRRFNGYIYKEQNIQGDREVTEYVTDNALMQLLESDRIKEKIRNFEQDMWSY from the coding sequence ATGAATTTAAAAAGTTTTGTATTAACCGTTTCCTGTGTTTTTGCTATGACTTCTTCATTTGCTCAAGCAAATATACTAAATGCTAAGAGCCCAGAAGAGATAGGAGTAAAAACGGATGAGCAGATCGCATTAGATAACGACAGACCATTAGAGTATGGCTATGTTGATGATAGAGATATCTTATATTCTAGAATGATCTGGCAGAAAATTGTTCTTGACGAACGCGTAAATTTTCCATTATACTACCCTGTAGATACTAATAATATCGATAAAAACAGACGTTCGTTATACGATGTTTTAATGAAAAGTGTAAAAAATGGAGATATCGAAAACATTTATGATGATTCTTATTTTACAACTAAACGTACATTAAAAGATATTGAAGCATCTTTAGTTAGAGTTGATACAACATCTTTAGGAATAGAACAATATAATGCAGGTGAAGAAATTTCTGCAGAATATATTACTAGACGAAGTATTGAAGCCGCAGATGTGGTAGAATATAGAGTAAAAGGATTGTATTATTTTGACAAACGTTTAGGTGAATTAAGATATCGATTATTGGGAATTGCACCCGTTGTGCCAGATGTTAATTTTATTGATGATGACGAACCAGATCTAGTAGAGTTATTTTGGGTATTTTTCCCTGATGCTAGAGAAGTACTGCATACAGCAAAGTCATTTAATGGTAAAAATAGCGCAATGCCAATATCCTTCGACCATCTATTAAATTCAAGACGTTTTAATGGGTATATCTATAAAGAACAAAACATCCAAGGTGACAGAGAAGTTACTGAATATGTTACAGATAACGCATTAATGCAATTATTAGAATCGGATAGAATTAAAGAAAAAATTCGAAATTTCGAACAAGATATGTGGAGTTACTAA
- a CDS encoding HlyD family efflux transporter periplasmic adaptor subunit — MRKVILTILGLLFVVGAVFGARYLINSKNRVRPVPPKIVKTVFTDIVKNTSIPIVIAANGNLTAKRRVELYAEVQGVFKAGSKLFKPGQEYGSGQTLIHIDASEYYATVQSAKSNLYNSLTAIMPDLRLDFPEIYSKWQQYLNNFDINGTTPELPKMVSEKENYFISGRGIVSSYYNIKNLEQRLSKYSIRAPFRGILTEALVTEGTLVRSGQKLGEYIDPSVYEMEVAISKSYADLLEKGKRVTLNNIEGTQTYEGIVSRVNASIDVATQTVTAFIEVKNKTLKEGMYLEAQLEAKQEQDAIEINRNLLLENNEVYVVKNDSILDVVSVKPVYFSDAKVVLKNVPEGTVIVTRPLQGAFAGMLVKKFEEKKATKSN, encoded by the coding sequence ATGAGAAAGGTTATACTTACTATCTTAGGACTTTTATTTGTTGTAGGAGCAGTTTTTGGAGCACGTTACTTAATTAATAGTAAAAATCGTGTAAGACCAGTACCTCCTAAAATAGTAAAAACAGTATTTACAGATATTGTTAAGAATACTTCAATTCCAATTGTCATTGCCGCAAATGGGAACTTAACTGCAAAAAGAAGAGTTGAATTATATGCAGAAGTACAAGGTGTATTTAAAGCTGGATCTAAATTATTTAAACCAGGTCAAGAGTACGGTTCTGGACAAACGTTAATACATATTGATGCCTCAGAATATTATGCTACAGTACAATCTGCAAAAAGTAATCTTTATAATTCTTTAACAGCAATAATGCCAGATTTACGCTTAGATTTTCCTGAAATTTATAGCAAATGGCAGCAATACCTTAATAATTTTGATATTAACGGAACAACACCCGAGTTGCCAAAAATGGTTTCAGAAAAAGAAAACTATTTTATCTCTGGACGAGGAATAGTATCTAGTTATTATAATATAAAAAATTTAGAACAGCGTCTTTCAAAATATAGTATAAGAGCACCGTTTCGTGGTATTTTAACAGAAGCTTTAGTAACAGAAGGAACCTTAGTTAGAAGTGGGCAAAAACTAGGAGAATACATTGATCCTTCAGTATACGAAATGGAAGTTGCTATTAGTAAGTCGTATGCCGATTTATTAGAAAAAGGAAAACGCGTAACTTTAAATAATATAGAAGGAACGCAAACTTATGAAGGTATTGTAAGTCGTGTTAATGCGAGTATAGATGTAGCAACACAAACAGTAACAGCATTTATAGAAGTAAAAAACAAAACTTTAAAAGAGGGAATGTATCTTGAAGCTCAACTTGAAGCTAAACAAGAACAAGATGCCATTGAGATTAATAGGAACCTCCTTTTAGAAAACAACGAAGTTTATGTGGTTAAAAACGATAGTATTCTTGATGTTGTTTCTGTAAAGCCTGTATACTTTAGTGATGCTAAAGTTGTTTTGAAAAATGTTCCAGAAGGAACAGTTATTGTAACGCGACCACTTCAAGGTGCTTTTGCAGGAATGTTGGTTAAAAAGTTTGAAGAAAAGAAAGCAACTAAAAGCAATTAA
- a CDS encoding arginase, whose translation MNFNFLTPIQDLVLAHNELLSTQVLGRKFKIHSQQNGIPDLDDVKIAIIGVLENRNDVSYIGEEFQLSEIRKSLYALFPGNWYLNVADLGDIQKGETVEDTYFALRTTITVLLEKNIIPIIIGGSQDLTYANYRAYDNVAPMINIVNVDSNFDLGDSSQPIKNDSFLGKIVLEEPYNLFNYSTIGYQTYFNSQEEIDLMDKLYFEAYRLGEISNAIESVEPLMRDANIVSLDLRSIRSAEVSTKQKFSPNGFDGKEICAISRYAGISNKVSSFGIYEYKTSKDDDATSMLIAQIIWYFIEGVNCRIKDDDFKDESSYQKFTVLIENEELIFYKSVKTGRWWIEIPFLPDVNNKLKRHTLLSCMHEDYINATKGKIPERWYKAYKKNNV comes from the coding sequence ATGAATTTTAATTTTCTCACTCCTATTCAGGATTTGGTATTAGCTCATAACGAGCTATTGTCAACTCAAGTTTTGGGCAGAAAATTTAAAATTCATTCTCAACAAAATGGAATTCCAGATTTAGACGATGTAAAAATTGCTATCATTGGTGTTTTAGAAAACAGAAATGATGTTAGTTATATAGGAGAAGAATTTCAGTTAAGTGAAATCCGAAAATCATTATATGCTCTGTTCCCAGGTAATTGGTATTTAAATGTAGCAGATTTAGGAGATATTCAAAAAGGAGAAACCGTCGAAGATACTTACTTTGCACTCCGAACTACAATTACTGTTTTATTAGAGAAAAATATTATACCTATTATAATAGGAGGGAGTCAAGATCTAACTTATGCTAATTATAGAGCTTACGATAATGTAGCACCTATGATTAATATTGTTAATGTAGATAGTAATTTTGATTTAGGAGATTCATCTCAACCAATAAAAAATGACAGTTTTTTAGGAAAGATAGTTTTAGAAGAACCTTATAATCTATTTAATTATTCGACTATAGGATATCAAACTTATTTTAATTCTCAAGAAGAAATTGATTTAATGGATAAACTTTATTTTGAAGCATATCGTTTAGGTGAAATTTCTAATGCAATAGAAAGCGTCGAGCCATTAATGAGAGATGCGAACATTGTAAGCTTAGATCTAAGGAGCATTCGTTCTGCAGAAGTTAGTACAAAACAAAAGTTCTCTCCTAATGGATTTGACGGTAAAGAGATTTGTGCTATATCCAGATATGCAGGTATAAGTAATAAAGTATCTTCTTTTGGAATATATGAGTATAAAACCTCAAAAGATGACGATGCAACATCAATGTTAATTGCGCAGATAATATGGTATTTTATCGAAGGTGTTAATTGCAGAATTAAAGATGACGATTTTAAAGACGAATCTAGCTATCAAAAGTTTACTGTTTTAATAGAGAACGAAGAACTTATTTTTTATAAAAGCGTTAAAACTGGACGTTGGTGGATAGAGATACCTTTTTTGCCAGATGTTAATAATAAATTAAAAAGGCATACGTTATTATCTTGCATGCATGAGGATTATATTAATGCAACCAAAGGAAAAATACCTGAAAGATGGTATAAAGCATATAAGAAAAACAACGTTTAA
- the gldK gene encoding gliding motility lipoprotein GldK: protein MNKFILLIAILAMLTSCGSGDKGELVGVKGRKWNPEKPYGMELIPGGAFIMGKSDDDLAGVNDAPTKTVTVRAFYMDATEITNSEYRQFVEWVRDSVIRSELADLADLEGKTPGNDDIGDFAYLGAGDDQDELTPYEQYMIDTYGENEKKLNYDIDLIFDKDDYPDVLYAEVMDGMRIPLEESYNGQRSWDVKKFKFQYTTIDIESAAKYKELSRSDVILTEAVEIYPDTTTWIRDFSYSYNEPMHNDYFWHAAYDDYPVVGVSWEQAKAFCQWRTIYKNLDQKERKKQAVSRFRLPSEAEWEYAARGGLQGATFPWGGPYTKNDRSCFYANFKPVRGDYAADQALYTVEADAFEPNDYNLYNMAGNVSEWVNSSYDPASYEYSSTINPNVNDEENERKVVRGGSWKDVAYYLQVSSRDYEYADSARSYIGFRTVQDYKGTEVTKNGRYQN from the coding sequence ATGAATAAGTTTATATTATTAATAGCGATTTTAGCGATGTTAACTAGTTGCGGCTCCGGAGATAAGGGTGAACTAGTGGGCGTTAAAGGAAGGAAATGGAACCCAGAGAAACCTTATGGGATGGAATTGATTCCTGGAGGAGCTTTTATTATGGGTAAATCTGATGATGATTTAGCTGGTGTAAATGATGCCCCAACTAAAACAGTTACAGTAAGAGCTTTTTATATGGATGCTACCGAAATTACTAATAGCGAGTATCGTCAGTTCGTAGAATGGGTAAGAGATTCTGTAATTAGATCTGAATTAGCAGACTTAGCAGACTTAGAAGGGAAAACCCCTGGTAATGACGATATAGGAGATTTTGCATATTTAGGTGCTGGAGATGATCAAGATGAGTTAACACCATATGAGCAATATATGATTGATACTTATGGGGAAAATGAAAAAAAATTGAATTACGATATTGATTTAATTTTTGATAAAGATGATTATCCAGATGTTTTATATGCCGAAGTAATGGACGGAATGCGTATCCCATTAGAAGAATCATATAATGGTCAACGTAGTTGGGATGTTAAAAAATTTAAATTTCAATACACAACTATAGATATTGAATCTGCAGCAAAATATAAAGAGCTAAGTAGAAGTGATGTTATTTTAACCGAAGCTGTTGAAATATATCCAGATACAACTACTTGGATCAGAGATTTCTCTTATTCTTATAATGAACCAATGCATAACGATTATTTCTGGCATGCAGCTTATGATGATTATCCAGTTGTAGGCGTAAGTTGGGAACAAGCTAAAGCATTTTGCCAATGGCGTACGATCTATAAAAACTTAGATCAAAAAGAAAGAAAAAAACAAGCAGTGAGCAGATTTAGATTGCCATCTGAAGCAGAGTGGGAATATGCTGCACGAGGAGGTTTGCAAGGAGCTACATTCCCATGGGGTGGACCTTATACTAAAAACGATAGAAGTTGTTTTTATGCAAACTTTAAACCAGTAAGAGGTGATTATGCAGCAGATCAAGCGTTATATACTGTTGAAGCAGATGCATTTGAACCAAATGATTATAATCTTTATAATATGGCAGGTAATGTATCAGAGTGGGTGAACTCATCATATGATCCAGCGTCTTACGAATATAGCTCAACAATAAACCCTAATGTAAATGATGAAGAGAATGAGCGTAAGGTTGTTCGAGGTGGATCTTGGAAAGATGTTGCATACTACTTACAAGTAAGTTCAAGAGATTATGAGTATGCAGATTCTGCAAGAAGTTATATAGGTTTCCGAACAGTACAAGATTACAAAGGAACAGAAGTAACTAAAAATGGGCGTTATCAAAATTAG